A genomic window from Deltaproteobacteria bacterium includes:
- a CDS encoding B12-binding domain-containing radical SAM protein, which translates to MKVTFVYPNTADGHVSDVMEPLVFAVLARLTPPDVELSLVDDRKEGEVPYDEPTDLVAMTVETFAARRAYQIASAYRARGVKVVMGGYHPSFLPDEALQYADAVVVGDAEGVWERVLEDARHDRLERVYRQAETHSLANLTPDRRIFQGKGYTPIKPVQFSRGCRFVCEFCSIYAFYGKNVRHRPVNEVVAEIEALDSEMVLFVDDNLFLNVEKAEELFRALKPLKRRWGCQISLDVAKNGALLDLMRESGCVGALVGFESLDPRNLAQMRKKWNDPVRNYEKGIQAFRERGILIHGSFVMGYDHDTTEAFSRTLEFAIRSKFLLANFMPAYPMPGAHLYDRFKKDGRLLHDTWWLHPRYRQGKAMFRPTAMSPDDLEEGCAWARREFYGHRSIWRRALEPKANAQSPFHFGFFVGLNYLIRSHVRLGRDF; encoded by the coding sequence ATGAAGGTGACCTTCGTCTATCCCAATACGGCCGACGGACACGTCTCCGACGTGATGGAACCGCTGGTCTTCGCGGTGCTCGCGCGTCTCACCCCTCCCGACGTCGAGCTGTCGCTCGTGGACGATCGCAAGGAGGGCGAGGTGCCCTACGACGAGCCGACCGACCTCGTGGCCATGACGGTGGAGACCTTCGCCGCCCGCCGCGCCTATCAGATCGCGAGCGCCTATCGGGCGCGGGGGGTGAAGGTCGTGATGGGCGGCTACCATCCGAGCTTTCTCCCCGACGAGGCGCTGCAGTACGCGGACGCCGTGGTGGTGGGCGACGCCGAGGGGGTGTGGGAGCGCGTGCTCGAGGACGCGCGCCACGACCGCCTCGAGCGCGTCTATCGACAGGCCGAGACGCACTCCCTGGCCAATCTGACGCCCGACCGGCGCATCTTCCAGGGGAAGGGCTACACGCCGATCAAGCCGGTGCAGTTCAGCCGGGGTTGTCGCTTTGTTTGCGAGTTTTGCTCTATTTATGCGTTTTACGGGAAGAATGTCAGACACCGTCCCGTGAACGAGGTCGTGGCGGAGATCGAGGCGCTCGATTCGGAGATGGTGCTGTTCGTCGACGACAACCTGTTCTTGAACGTGGAAAAAGCGGAGGAGCTCTTCCGGGCGCTGAAGCCGCTCAAACGCCGCTGGGGCTGCCAGATCAGCCTGGACGTGGCGAAGAACGGCGCGCTGCTCGATCTGATGCGCGAGAGCGGCTGTGTCGGAGCCCTCGTGGGCTTCGAATCGCTCGATCCGCGCAATCTGGCCCAGATGCGAAAGAAGTGGAACGACCCGGTGCGGAACTACGAGAAGGGGATCCAGGCCTTTCGGGAGCGCGGAATCCTGATCCACGGATCGTTCGTGATGGGCTACGACCACGACACGACGGAGGCCTTTTCGCGCACCTTGGAGTTCGCGATCCGTTCCAAGTTCCTCCTCGCGAACTTCATGCCTGCCTATCCGATGCCCGGGGCGCACCTCTACGATCGGTTCAAGAAGGATGGGCGGTTGTTGCACGACACCTGGTGGCTGCATCCGCGTTATCGCCAGGGGAAGGCCATGTTCCGTCCCACCGCCATGTCGCCCGACGACCTCGAAGAGGGCTGTGCGTGGGCCCGCCGCGAGTTCTACGGTCATCGGTCCATCTGGAGGCGCGCCCTCGAGCCGAAGGCCAACGCCCAGTCTCCGTTCCATTTCGGGTTCTTCGTCGGACTGAACTACCTCATTCGCTCGCACGTGCGGCTGGGGCGGGACTTCTGA
- a CDS encoding glycosyltransferase family 1 protein, giving the protein MRIALLTSGSRGDVQPYLALGLGLRRAGFEVRLAAPASFLPLAARLGLDTAAVPGWFDELGAEHPLFNNAAGTRQRLGALLAAPRGLRDLVETQGPSLRAACEGSDAIVFTFSTIEGLHIAEALGVPALFASYLPLAPTGEHPAIFLGLGRPAWSPRLANRTSHALFGAFLDRVGGPVFDAFRRRELGLPPYRGPRFTELPTLLAFSEVVLPRPADWPAQARVTGYWFLPREPGWSPPAQLADFLAAGPPPLYLGLGSLSDRDRPALVELVLEALRRARLRGLLDLGPPELVEAARRPSDEVLAIRDVPHDWLFPRTRAVLCHGGAGTTSAALRAGVPLVTVPHFIDQPFWGTRAFELGAAARPIPRPQLSAERLLEAFAYVARPKVGARARVLGAALRAEDGVGCGVVAIEATLASRASR; this is encoded by the coding sequence GTGCGCATCGCGCTGCTGACCTCGGGATCCCGTGGAGATGTACAGCCCTACCTGGCCCTCGGCCTCGGGCTGCGTCGGGCCGGCTTTGAGGTGCGCCTGGCCGCCCCTGCGTCCTTTCTGCCGCTGGCCGCGCGCCTGGGCCTGGACACGGCCGCTGTACCCGGGTGGTTCGACGAGCTCGGGGCGGAGCACCCCCTGTTCAACAACGCCGCGGGCACCCGGCAGCGGCTCGGCGCTCTCCTCGCCGCCCCCCGGGGTTTGCGCGACCTCGTAGAGACGCAGGGACCGTCGCTGCGCGCCGCGTGCGAGGGCTCGGACGCGATCGTGTTCACCTTCTCCACCATCGAGGGCTTACACATCGCCGAGGCGCTCGGGGTCCCGGCTCTCTTCGCCTCGTACTTGCCGCTCGCCCCGACCGGCGAGCACCCGGCGATCTTCCTCGGGCTCGGCCGCCCCGCCTGGAGCCCGCGGCTCGCGAACCGCACGAGCCACGCCCTCTTCGGCGCCTTTCTCGACCGCGTCGGGGGCCCGGTCTTCGACGCCTTTCGCCGTCGGGAACTCGGGCTCCCCCCGTACCGCGGCCCGCGCTTCACCGAGCTGCCGACCCTGCTCGCCTTCAGCGAGGTCGTCCTTCCGCGCCCCGCGGACTGGCCCGCGCAGGCGCGCGTGACGGGGTACTGGTTTCTGCCGCGCGAGCCGGGCTGGAGCCCGCCGGCCCAGCTCGCCGACTTCCTGGCCGCGGGCCCGCCGCCGCTCTACCTGGGCCTCGGCAGCCTGAGCGACCGCGACCGCCCGGCGCTGGTGGAGCTCGTGCTCGAAGCGCTGCGTCGCGCGAGGCTCCGCGGGCTGCTCGACCTCGGTCCCCCGGAGCTCGTCGAGGCCGCCCGCCGCCCATCCGACGAGGTGCTCGCGATCCGCGACGTGCCGCACGACTGGCTCTTTCCGCGGACGCGCGCCGTGCTCTGCCACGGCGGCGCGGGCACCACCTCCGCAGCGCTACGCGCGGGCGTCCCGCTCGTCACCGTCCCCCATTTCATCGACCAGCCCTTCTGGGGAACGCGCGCGTTCGAGCTCGGCGCCGCAGCACGACCGATTCCGCGCCCGCAGCTCTCCGCCGAGCGGCTCCTCGAGGCGTTCGCCTACGTCGCCCGCCCGAAGGTCGGGGCACGCGCGCGGGTGCTCGGGGCTGCGCTGCGCGCCGAGGACGGCGTGGGGTGCGGCGTGGTCGCGATCGAAGCCACCCTCGCGAGCCGCGCCTCGCGCTGA
- a CDS encoding alpha/beta hydrolase translates to MHPDDFEHRALRSFDGTTIAYQVAGRGPTIVLTNGLGGSYEAWARQVRALGPGYRYVTWDYRGMFGSERPRDLATLAFDHQARDLELVLEAEGIERAIFVGLSLGVQLNFEYYRRRPEHFAGLVVLSGLPGRIFTSALGGPFLDPLLPYLARGIQRSAPLLHGMNRRALRWKGLIPFAKRARMVAPTLDEHVFAGILERFTSLDLEIWAEMVRHVGAHDASEVLPRIDVPTLVISGSKDTITPPAPVSAMARRISRAELVIIEGGTHFALYEFTEQVNGHLKRFVERVTRP, encoded by the coding sequence ATGCACCCCGACGACTTCGAACATCGCGCCCTCCGCAGCTTCGACGGCACCACGATCGCGTACCAGGTAGCCGGTCGCGGCCCCACGATCGTCCTCACCAACGGCCTCGGCGGCTCGTACGAGGCCTGGGCGCGGCAGGTCCGGGCCCTCGGTCCCGGCTACCGCTATGTGACCTGGGACTACCGCGGCATGTTCGGCTCGGAGCGACCACGCGACCTGGCGACGCTGGCCTTCGACCACCAGGCGCGGGACCTCGAGCTCGTGCTCGAGGCCGAGGGGATCGAGCGCGCCATCTTCGTCGGGCTCTCGCTCGGCGTGCAGCTCAACTTCGAGTACTACCGGCGCCGCCCCGAGCACTTCGCCGGGCTCGTGGTGCTGAGCGGTCTTCCCGGGCGCATCTTCACCAGCGCGCTCGGCGGCCCGTTCCTCGACCCGCTCCTGCCGTACCTCGCGCGGGGCATCCAGCGGAGCGCCCCGCTCCTGCACGGCATGAACCGCCGCGCGCTGCGGTGGAAGGGCCTCATCCCGTTCGCCAAGCGGGCGCGCATGGTCGCCCCCACCCTCGACGAGCACGTCTTCGCGGGGATCCTCGAGCGCTTCACCTCGCTCGACCTCGAGATCTGGGCCGAGATGGTGCGCCACGTGGGCGCGCACGACGCCTCGGAGGTCCTGCCGCGCATCGACGTGCCGACGCTGGTCATCTCGGGCTCGAAGGACACCATCACGCCCCCCGCGCCGGTCTCGGCGATGGCGAGACGCATCTCGCGCGCAGAGCTCGTGATCATCGAAGGCGGCACGCACTTCGCGCTCTACGAATTCACCGAGCAGGTGAACGGTCACCTCAAACGCTTCGTGGAGCGCGTGACCCGCCCGTAG
- a CDS encoding AMP-binding protein: MTAHPHLPRALQRPETTIVDVLEWRAQREPDRTAYVFLRDGERDEVRLTYAELAAQARAVAQAVRHHAEPGDRVLLAFPSGLDFVTAFFGTLYAGCVPVPTVPPEYRKIQQALRRLLAIVDNARPTVGLTTSGILSMVQAGQVGGVDLPPLAWVASDDLGSAGHALEAAPSFSAEDLAFLQYTSGSTGKPRGVAVSHRNLMANLEMLGLLFKDHLEKPFVSWLPLFHDFGLILKTLGALYSNCPCIVMSPLHFVQRPARWLEAITRYRAAVSGGPNFAFDLCVRKVTPEERAGLDLSSWRGCPCAAEPIRTSTLDAFVETFGPVGFDRSAYVPGWGLAEAVVMVSGKTYPGPPRIVSLRAAALEQGRVELCADGEEARPIVGCGLPVGDAQDVHLVDPETCTEVPADRIGELWVAGPQVTRGYWQREAETEQIFHNYLADGRGPYLRTGDLAFLREGELYITGRLKDLVIVNGRNLYPHDVEATCERAHPAVRPSCVAAFGLEGAVTERLAIVCEVQRSCPPEEHAAVVSALRTAVAAEHDVTVHALAILAPGTIPKTSSGKIQRRESKARFEKGTLEELHRFTEAAERKGAKDAAASATSELGELLSAVGREARGELVAAFLRQTVAELLGLAEEGSLPADRPLKELGLTSLKAKELQDRLSRTLGRALPATLAYDHPTLEELGRHLLVELGESPREAVVAEAVERRAVEPVALLGFGCRFPGGVSDAESFWRLLEGGVDAISHVPASRFPVERYYRAERGVPGKLYTREGGFLDDVEGFDAPFFHLAPREVQAMDPQQRLLLEVAWEALEQAGIAVPRLRGSRTGVFVGLSTHDYAGRLLAQGNPGLLDAHFATGTSGSVAAGRLAYQFGLEGPALVVDTACSSSLVALHLACQSLRAGESDLALVGGVNLILGPEASVAMCQLGALSPDGRCKAFSARADGYGRAEGCAVVVLKRLSAARRDGDPILALVRGSAVNQDGASNGLTAPSGAAQERVMADALSQAQLAPAEVAYVEAHGTGTELGDPIEVQALARALGAGRKLDEPLYIGSVKSNLGHTEAAAGLAGLLKTVLALRHGTLPRTLHVEEPSPHLPWGELPVAVVREARAFPERPGAPRVAGVSSFGFSGTNAHVVLEGVAPERGAAPEVTASERGPQLLPLTARSPEALRVLAGRVAAELRAHPERALADLAHTAGVGRAAFPERLALLARDSGEAAEALEKWLATAELEAGSAGRADGAPRVAFLFTGQGSQRVGMGRSLYESAPVFRAALERAAGLADPWLPRPLLEVLFPADPTERALHETRFTQPGLFALEHALFALWASLGIRPALVLGHSVGELVAACAAEVLSLEEAMAFTCERARLMQELGGGDGAMAAFRAPIEVVEAALRGRAAALSIAAHNAPHGVVVSGRRAALEEVVRELAQDGVDARYLEVSHAFHSPLMEPVLEPLARAAERLRPRPARVPLVENVSGQLAGPGFGGAAYWRTQARERVRFADGMETLLRQGCTHVLELGPHPVLSTLGALTTSAGSFLPSLAEGREDWSVVLSSLAELFVSGAPVEFAGLDPARARRRVPFASYPFERTRYPLEASSARSPSGPRGHATGHPLLGTDLEQPRPTYEARLDCAELPYLADHRLGELPVFAAAAYLEVGLAVIARGERGSGPVALEGVEFRVPLSLAEPQRLQVALDAEGRLELHARAADEGATGAGWTLHAVARRAAGPSAAEPPSSGPSAAEARQACPEQIEPSVYYEALATQGLPYGPAFRSVNQLFRGPGQAFARLVLPEAAGSAALYGLHPALLDGCIQLLGLAAEARPGDGARDVERIYVPTQLARLRLLRPAGRVLEAWLQVAAGPAAGPRLEAQARLFGEDGALVATLEGLVVQGVARASLLGNAGRGEAAQGETKRAELRRQLEPLPRAQREERLRSEIVRLVRQVMLLGPEAPFDPGLQLMQAGLDSVMAVDLTRRLSALLGERLAVTELYNYPTAAALARRVLDGLFPTEVEPSAETVTASAVASAEEERLRSLAAELEELSEAETAALLAEKLARLGEG, encoded by the coding sequence GTGACGGCTCATCCCCACCTGCCTCGCGCGCTCCAGCGCCCCGAGACGACGATCGTCGACGTGCTCGAGTGGCGCGCGCAGCGCGAGCCCGACCGCACGGCGTACGTCTTCCTCCGCGACGGAGAGCGCGACGAGGTGCGGCTGACCTACGCCGAGCTCGCGGCGCAGGCGCGCGCCGTGGCCCAGGCCGTCCGGCACCACGCCGAGCCCGGGGATCGCGTGCTCCTCGCCTTTCCGTCGGGGCTGGACTTCGTCACGGCCTTCTTCGGCACGCTCTACGCCGGCTGCGTGCCGGTACCGACCGTGCCCCCCGAGTACCGCAAGATCCAGCAGGCGCTCCGCCGGCTGCTGGCCATCGTGGACAACGCGCGGCCCACGGTGGGCCTCACCACCTCGGGGATCCTCTCCATGGTGCAGGCCGGGCAGGTGGGGGGTGTGGACCTGCCGCCGCTGGCCTGGGTGGCGAGCGACGACCTGGGGTCCGCCGGGCACGCGCTCGAGGCGGCGCCCTCGTTTTCGGCCGAGGACCTGGCGTTCCTCCAGTACACGTCGGGCTCGACGGGCAAGCCCCGCGGCGTGGCGGTCAGCCACCGCAACCTGATGGCCAACCTGGAGATGCTCGGGCTGCTCTTTAAGGACCACCTGGAAAAGCCCTTCGTCAGCTGGCTGCCGCTCTTCCACGACTTCGGGCTGATCCTGAAGACCCTCGGAGCGCTCTACTCGAACTGCCCGTGCATCGTGATGTCACCGCTCCACTTCGTGCAGCGGCCGGCGCGCTGGCTCGAGGCGATCACGCGCTACAGGGCGGCGGTCAGCGGCGGGCCCAACTTCGCCTTCGACCTGTGCGTGCGCAAGGTGACCCCCGAGGAGCGGGCGGGCCTGGACCTCTCGAGCTGGCGCGGCTGTCCCTGCGCCGCCGAGCCGATTCGCACGAGCACGCTCGACGCCTTCGTCGAGACCTTCGGCCCGGTGGGCTTCGATCGGTCGGCCTACGTGCCGGGCTGGGGGCTCGCCGAGGCGGTGGTGATGGTCTCGGGGAAGACCTACCCCGGGCCGCCGCGCATCGTGAGCCTGCGAGCCGCTGCGCTCGAGCAGGGGAGGGTGGAGCTCTGCGCCGACGGGGAGGAGGCGCGACCGATCGTGGGCTGCGGGCTGCCGGTGGGGGACGCGCAGGACGTGCACCTCGTGGACCCCGAGACGTGCACCGAGGTGCCGGCCGACCGCATCGGCGAGCTCTGGGTCGCGGGCCCGCAGGTCACGCGCGGCTACTGGCAGCGCGAGGCTGAAACAGAACAGATATTCCATAACTACCTCGCCGACGGCCGGGGGCCGTACCTGCGCACCGGCGACCTGGCCTTTTTGCGCGAGGGAGAGCTCTACATCACCGGGCGGCTGAAGGACCTGGTGATCGTCAACGGCCGCAACCTCTACCCTCACGACGTGGAGGCGACCTGCGAGCGTGCGCACCCGGCGGTGCGGCCCTCGTGCGTGGCGGCCTTCGGCCTCGAGGGCGCCGTCACCGAGCGGCTGGCCATCGTCTGCGAGGTGCAAAGGAGCTGTCCCCCCGAGGAGCACGCGGCCGTGGTCTCCGCGCTGCGCACGGCGGTGGCCGCGGAGCACGACGTGACGGTGCACGCGCTCGCGATCCTGGCCCCGGGGACGATCCCGAAGACCTCGAGCGGCAAGATCCAGCGGCGCGAGAGCAAGGCCCGCTTCGAGAAGGGCACGCTCGAGGAGCTCCATCGCTTCACCGAGGCCGCGGAGCGGAAGGGCGCGAAGGACGCGGCGGCGTCGGCCACCTCGGAGCTCGGCGAGCTCCTTTCGGCGGTGGGACGCGAGGCGCGGGGAGAGCTGGTCGCGGCCTTCCTCCGGCAGACGGTGGCCGAGCTGCTCGGTCTGGCCGAGGAGGGCTCGCTCCCCGCCGACCGGCCGCTCAAGGAGCTCGGGCTCACCTCGCTCAAGGCCAAGGAGCTGCAGGACCGCCTCTCGCGCACCCTGGGCCGCGCGCTGCCGGCCACCCTGGCCTACGACCATCCGACGCTCGAGGAGCTCGGACGCCACCTGCTCGTCGAGCTCGGCGAGTCGCCGCGCGAGGCCGTCGTCGCCGAGGCGGTGGAGCGCCGCGCGGTGGAACCCGTGGCCCTTCTCGGCTTCGGCTGCCGCTTCCCCGGGGGCGTCTCCGACGCCGAGAGCTTCTGGCGCCTCCTCGAGGGAGGGGTGGACGCCATCTCGCACGTGCCGGCGAGTCGCTTCCCGGTGGAGCGCTACTACCGCGCCGAGCGCGGGGTGCCCGGCAAGCTCTACACGCGCGAGGGGGGCTTTCTCGATGACGTGGAGGGCTTCGACGCGCCCTTCTTCCACCTCGCCCCGCGCGAGGTGCAGGCCATGGACCCGCAGCAGCGGCTGCTGCTCGAGGTGGCCTGGGAGGCGCTCGAGCAGGCGGGGATCGCCGTGCCGCGCCTCAGAGGGAGTCGCACGGGGGTCTTCGTCGGGCTCTCGACGCACGACTACGCCGGCCGGCTGCTCGCGCAGGGAAACCCGGGGCTGCTCGACGCGCACTTCGCCACCGGCACGAGCGGGAGCGTGGCCGCCGGGCGCCTGGCCTATCAGTTCGGGCTGGAGGGACCGGCGCTGGTGGTGGACACCGCCTGCTCGAGCTCGCTCGTCGCGCTGCACCTGGCCTGTCAGTCGCTGCGGGCGGGAGAGAGCGACCTGGCGCTCGTGGGTGGCGTGAACCTCATCCTCGGCCCCGAGGCGAGCGTGGCCATGTGTCAGCTCGGGGCGCTCTCGCCCGACGGGCGCTGCAAGGCCTTCTCGGCGCGCGCCGACGGGTACGGGCGCGCCGAGGGGTGCGCGGTGGTGGTGCTCAAGCGCCTCTCGGCGGCGCGGCGGGACGGCGATCCGATCCTCGCGCTGGTGCGCGGCAGCGCCGTGAATCAGGACGGCGCGAGCAACGGGCTCACCGCCCCGAGCGGTGCGGCGCAGGAGCGGGTCATGGCGGACGCGCTCTCCCAGGCCCAGCTCGCGCCGGCCGAGGTGGCCTACGTCGAGGCGCACGGCACGGGGACGGAGCTCGGCGACCCGATCGAGGTCCAGGCCCTGGCGCGGGCCCTGGGGGCTGGCCGCAAATTAGATGAACCGCTCTATATCGGTTCGGTGAAGAGCAACCTCGGGCACACCGAGGCCGCCGCGGGGCTCGCGGGGCTGCTCAAGACCGTGCTCGCGCTCCGGCACGGGACGCTCCCCCGCACCCTGCACGTCGAGGAGCCGAGCCCGCACCTTCCGTGGGGCGAGCTTCCCGTGGCGGTGGTGCGCGAGGCGCGCGCCTTCCCCGAGAGGCCGGGGGCGCCCCGCGTGGCGGGGGTGAGCTCCTTCGGCTTCAGCGGCACGAACGCACACGTGGTGCTCGAGGGGGTGGCGCCCGAGCGCGGTGCGGCTCCCGAGGTGACGGCGTCCGAACGCGGCCCGCAGCTCCTGCCGCTCACCGCGCGGAGCCCGGAGGCGCTGCGGGTGCTCGCGGGGCGGGTGGCGGCCGAGCTGCGCGCGCACCCCGAGCGGGCCCTCGCCGACCTGGCCCACACCGCCGGCGTGGGGCGGGCGGCCTTCCCCGAACGGCTGGCCCTGCTCGCGCGCGACAGCGGCGAGGCGGCCGAGGCGCTCGAGAAGTGGCTCGCCACGGCGGAGCTCGAGGCGGGGAGCGCGGGGCGGGCCGACGGTGCGCCGCGGGTAGCCTTTCTCTTCACGGGGCAGGGGTCGCAGCGGGTGGGGATGGGGAGGAGCCTCTACGAGAGCGCGCCGGTCTTTCGCGCGGCGCTCGAGCGGGCGGCGGGCCTCGCCGACCCGTGGCTCCCGCGCCCGCTCCTCGAGGTGCTCTTTCCGGCCGACCCCACGGAGAGGGCCCTGCACGAGACGCGCTTCACGCAGCCAGGCCTCTTCGCGCTCGAGCACGCGCTCTTCGCCCTCTGGGCGAGCCTCGGCATCCGGCCGGCGCTGGTGCTCGGGCACAGCGTGGGGGAGCTCGTGGCCGCCTGCGCCGCGGAGGTCCTCTCGCTCGAGGAGGCGATGGCCTTCACCTGCGAACGCGCGCGGCTGATGCAAGAGCTCGGCGGGGGCGACGGAGCGATGGCGGCCTTTCGCGCCCCGATCGAAGTGGTGGAGGCGGCGCTCCGCGGACGCGCAGCGGCGCTCTCCATCGCGGCGCACAACGCACCCCACGGGGTCGTGGTCTCGGGGCGGCGCGCGGCGCTCGAGGAGGTGGTGCGCGAGCTCGCGCAGGACGGGGTGGACGCCCGCTATTTAGAGGTCTCGCACGCTTTCCACTCCCCGCTCATGGAGCCGGTGCTGGAGCCCCTGGCGCGCGCGGCCGAGAGGCTCCGGCCACGGCCGGCCAGGGTCCCGCTGGTGGAGAACGTGAGCGGGCAGCTCGCCGGCCCCGGCTTCGGCGGCGCGGCCTACTGGCGGACGCAGGCGCGCGAGCGGGTGCGGTTCGCCGACGGGATGGAGACGCTCCTGCGCCAGGGGTGCACCCACGTGCTCGAGCTCGGGCCGCACCCGGTGCTGAGCACCCTGGGCGCGCTCACCACCTCCGCGGGTTCGTTTCTCCCCTCGCTGGCGGAGGGGCGCGAGGACTGGAGCGTGGTGCTCTCGAGCCTCGCCGAGCTCTTCGTCTCGGGAGCCCCGGTAGAGTTCGCGGGGCTCGATCCCGCGCGTGCGCGGCGCCGGGTGCCGTTCGCGAGCTACCCCTTCGAGCGGACGCGGTACCCGCTCGAAGCCTCCAGCGCGCGTAGCCCGAGCGGCCCCCGCGGCCACGCCACGGGACATCCGCTCCTCGGCACCGACCTCGAGCAGCCGCGCCCGACCTACGAGGCGCGCCTCGATTGCGCCGAGCTGCCGTATCTCGCGGACCACCGGCTCGGGGAGCTCCCGGTCTTTGCCGCGGCGGCGTACCTCGAGGTGGGGCTTGCCGTCATCGCGCGCGGCGAGCGGGGCTCGGGCCCCGTGGCGCTCGAAGGGGTGGAGTTCCGCGTGCCGCTCTCGCTCGCGGAGCCGCAGCGCCTGCAGGTGGCCCTCGACGCAGAGGGGCGGCTCGAGCTCCACGCGCGGGCGGCCGACGAGGGCGCGACGGGTGCCGGCTGGACGCTCCACGCGGTGGCCCGGCGCGCGGCGGGGCCGAGCGCGGCGGAGCCACCGTCGAGCGGCCCGAGCGCGGCCGAGGCCCGGCAGGCCTGTCCCGAGCAAATAGAGCCGTCCGTCTATTACGAGGCGCTCGCGACGCAGGGGCTGCCCTACGGACCCGCCTTCCGGTCGGTGAACCAGCTCTTCCGCGGCCCGGGCCAGGCCTTCGCGCGCCTCGTGCTCCCCGAGGCCGCGGGGTCGGCGGCGCTCTACGGGCTCCACCCCGCGCTCCTCGACGGGTGCATCCAGCTCCTCGGGCTCGCGGCGGAGGCCCGCCCCGGCGACGGGGCTCGCGACGTGGAGCGCATTTACGTGCCGACGCAGCTCGCGCGGCTGCGGCTCTTGCGTCCCGCAGGGCGGGTGCTCGAGGCCTGGCTGCAGGTCGCGGCCGGGCCCGCGGCGGGGCCGCGGCTCGAGGCCCAGGCGCGCCTCTTCGGCGAGGATGGGGCGCTCGTGGCCACGCTCGAGGGACTGGTGGTGCAGGGGGTAGCGCGCGCCAGCCTCCTCGGTAATGCGGGACGCGGCGAGGCCGCGCAAGGTGAGACGAAGCGGGCGGAGCTCCGGCGGCAGCTCGAGCCGTTGCCACGCGCGCAGCGCGAGGAGCGGCTGCGGAGCGAGATCGTGCGGCTCGTGCGGCAGGTCATGCTGCTCGGGCCCGAGGCCCCCTTCGACCCCGGTCTGCAGCTCATGCAGGCGGGGCTCGATTCGGTGATGGCCGTGGACCTGACGCGGCGGCTTTCCGCGCTCCTCGGCGAGCGGCTCGCGGTGACCGAGCTCTACAACTATCCGACGGCGGCGGCCCTCGCCCGGCGGGTTCTCGACGGGCTCTTCCCCACCGAGGTCGAGCCCTCGGCCGAGACGGTCACGGCGAGCGCGGTCGCGTCGGCGGAAGAGGAGCGGCTGCGGTCGCTCGCCGCGGAGCTCGAGGAGCTCTCCGAGGCCGAGACGGCGGCCCTTTTGGCCGAGAAGCTCGCGCGGCTGGGTGAGGGATGA